In Nicotiana tabacum cultivar K326 chromosome 21, ASM71507v2, whole genome shotgun sequence, one DNA window encodes the following:
- the LOC107789692 gene encoding diacylglycerol O-acyltransferase 1 isoform X1: MTITESPESLTSSSDDNSNLRRRRGGGAKAVEDVTESDSSSAMEASSSSDDVTGDGGDGRFSDGNEIQEEQNDKVENEEQRKATQTTPLKYVYRASAPAHRRIKESPLSSAAIFKQSHAGLLNLCVVVLIAVNSRLIIENLMKYGLLIGSGFWISSTSLRDWPILLCCLSLPIFPFAAFLVEKLAQKKYMTERVVVALHIVITTAAILYPVLVILRCDSAFLAGVTLMLFACVVWMKLVSYAHTSYDMRQLAKSVDKGEHSDVNYSYDVNFKSLAYFMVAPTLCYQLSYPRTACIRKGWLARQLIKLVIFTGFMGFIIEQYINPIVQNSQHPLKGDLLYAIERVLRLSLPNLYVWLCMFYCLFHLWLNILAELLLFGDREFYKDWWNAKTIDEYWRLWNMPVHKWMVRHIYFPCLRNGIPKGGAMLISFFVSAVFHELCIAVPCRLFKFWAFFGIMFQIPLVILTNFLQNKFKSSNVGNMTFWCFFCILGQPMCALLYYHDVMNRKGSAS, from the exons ATGACGATCACGGAGTCGCCGGAGAGTCTTACGTCATCGAGCGACGACAACAGCAACCTTCGAAGGCGACGTGGCGGCGGTGCTAAAGCTGTGGAGGATGTGACGGAGTCGGATTCGAGCTCCGCGATGGAAGCTTCTAGTAGCTCGGATGACGTAACAGGTGACGGTGGAGATGGCAGGTTCAGCGATGGAAATGAAATTCAGGAGGAGCAGAACGATAAAGTTGAGAATGAGGAGCAGAGAAAAGcaacccaaacgacgccgttgaAGTATGTTTATAGAGCGTCGGCGCCGGCTCACCGGCGAATCAAGGAAAGTCCTCTCAGCTCCGCCGCCATTTTCAAACAA AGCCATGCAGGGCTACTCAATCTCTGTGTAGTGGTGCTTATTGCCGTAAACAGCAGGCTGATTATCGAAAATTTGATGAAG TATGGCTTGTTAATTGGGTCTGGCTTCTGGATTAGTTCAACATCATTAAGAGATTGGCCAATTCTGCTGTGCTG TCTTAGTCTCCCAATTTTCCCTTTTGCTGCTTTTCTTGTCGAGAAGCTGGCACAGAAGAAGTATATGACTGAACGT GTAGTTGTCGCTCTTCACATAGTTATAACAACAGCTGCCATTTTGTATCCAGTATTGGTTATCCTCAG GTGTGATTCTGCTTTCCTAGCGGGTGTCACATTGATGCTTTTTGCTTGCGTTGTGTGGATGAAACTGGTTTCTTATGCACATACAAGTTATGATATGAGACAGCTTGCGAAATCTGTGGATAAG GGTGAACATTCAGATGTCAACTACTCATACGATGTTAATTTCAAGAGTTTGGCTTACTTCATGGTTGCTCCAACTTTGTGCTATCAG CTTAGTTATCCTCGCACTGCATGCATTCGAAAGGGTTGGCTGGCACGCCAACTCATCAAGCTGGTAATTTTTACAGGATTTATGGGATTTATCATTGAACAG TATATTAACCCAATTGTGCAAAACTCACAACATCCATTGAAAGGAGACCTTTTATACGCCATCGAGAGGGTATTGAGGCTTTCACTTCCAAATTTATATGTCTGGCTCTGTATGTTCTACTGCCTCTTTCATCTTTG GCTAAATATACTTGCGGAACTTCTGCTATTTGGGGATCGTGAGTTCTACAAAGATTGGTGGAATGCAAAAACTATTGATGAG TATTGGAGACTCTGGAATATG CCTGTACATAAGTGGATGGTTCGTCACATTTATTTCCCATGCTTAAGGAATGGCATACCTAAG GGGGGTGCAATGttgatttctttctttgtatCTGCTGTTTTCCACGAG CTGTGTATTGCTGTTCCTTGTCGACTTTTCAAGTTCTGGGCCTTCTTTGGAATCATGTTTCAG ATTCCCTTGGTCATACTCACGAACTTCTTGCAAAACAAGTTCAAAAGCTCGAAT GTGGGCAACATGACATTCTGGTGCTTTTTCTGCATTCTTGGTCAACCAATGTGTGCGCTTCTGTATTACCACGATGTGATGAACAGAAAAGGTAGTGCTAGTTAA
- the LOC107789692 gene encoding diacylglycerol O-acyltransferase 1 isoform X2, producing MTITESPESLTSSSDDNSNLRRRRGGGAKAVEDVTESDSSSAMEASSSSDDVTGDGGDGRFSDGNEIQEEQNDKVENEEQRKATQTTPLKYVYRASAPAHRRIKESPLSSAAIFKQSHAGLLNLCVVVLIAVNSRLIIENLMKYGLLIGSGFWISSTSLRDWPILLCCLSLPIFPFAAFLVEKLAQKKYMTERVVVALHIVITTAAILYPVLVILRCDSAFLAGVTLMLFACVVWMKLVSYAHTSYDMRQLAKSVDKGEHSDVNYSYDVNFKSLAYFMVAPTLCYQLSYPRTACIRKGWLARQLIKLVIFTGFMGFIIEQYINPIVQNSQHPLKGDLLYAIERVLRLSLPNLYVWLCMFYCLFHLWLNILAELLLFGDREFYKDWWNAKTIDEPVHKWMVRHIYFPCLRNGIPKGGAMLISFFVSAVFHELCIAVPCRLFKFWAFFGIMFQIPLVILTNFLQNKFKSSNVGNMTFWCFFCILGQPMCALLYYHDVMNRKGSAS from the exons ATGACGATCACGGAGTCGCCGGAGAGTCTTACGTCATCGAGCGACGACAACAGCAACCTTCGAAGGCGACGTGGCGGCGGTGCTAAAGCTGTGGAGGATGTGACGGAGTCGGATTCGAGCTCCGCGATGGAAGCTTCTAGTAGCTCGGATGACGTAACAGGTGACGGTGGAGATGGCAGGTTCAGCGATGGAAATGAAATTCAGGAGGAGCAGAACGATAAAGTTGAGAATGAGGAGCAGAGAAAAGcaacccaaacgacgccgttgaAGTATGTTTATAGAGCGTCGGCGCCGGCTCACCGGCGAATCAAGGAAAGTCCTCTCAGCTCCGCCGCCATTTTCAAACAA AGCCATGCAGGGCTACTCAATCTCTGTGTAGTGGTGCTTATTGCCGTAAACAGCAGGCTGATTATCGAAAATTTGATGAAG TATGGCTTGTTAATTGGGTCTGGCTTCTGGATTAGTTCAACATCATTAAGAGATTGGCCAATTCTGCTGTGCTG TCTTAGTCTCCCAATTTTCCCTTTTGCTGCTTTTCTTGTCGAGAAGCTGGCACAGAAGAAGTATATGACTGAACGT GTAGTTGTCGCTCTTCACATAGTTATAACAACAGCTGCCATTTTGTATCCAGTATTGGTTATCCTCAG GTGTGATTCTGCTTTCCTAGCGGGTGTCACATTGATGCTTTTTGCTTGCGTTGTGTGGATGAAACTGGTTTCTTATGCACATACAAGTTATGATATGAGACAGCTTGCGAAATCTGTGGATAAG GGTGAACATTCAGATGTCAACTACTCATACGATGTTAATTTCAAGAGTTTGGCTTACTTCATGGTTGCTCCAACTTTGTGCTATCAG CTTAGTTATCCTCGCACTGCATGCATTCGAAAGGGTTGGCTGGCACGCCAACTCATCAAGCTGGTAATTTTTACAGGATTTATGGGATTTATCATTGAACAG TATATTAACCCAATTGTGCAAAACTCACAACATCCATTGAAAGGAGACCTTTTATACGCCATCGAGAGGGTATTGAGGCTTTCACTTCCAAATTTATATGTCTGGCTCTGTATGTTCTACTGCCTCTTTCATCTTTG GCTAAATATACTTGCGGAACTTCTGCTATTTGGGGATCGTGAGTTCTACAAAGATTGGTGGAATGCAAAAACTATTGATGAG CCTGTACATAAGTGGATGGTTCGTCACATTTATTTCCCATGCTTAAGGAATGGCATACCTAAG GGGGGTGCAATGttgatttctttctttgtatCTGCTGTTTTCCACGAG CTGTGTATTGCTGTTCCTTGTCGACTTTTCAAGTTCTGGGCCTTCTTTGGAATCATGTTTCAG ATTCCCTTGGTCATACTCACGAACTTCTTGCAAAACAAGTTCAAAAGCTCGAAT GTGGGCAACATGACATTCTGGTGCTTTTTCTGCATTCTTGGTCAACCAATGTGTGCGCTTCTGTATTACCACGATGTGATGAACAGAAAAGGTAGTGCTAGTTAA
- the LOC107789694 gene encoding IQ domain-containing protein IQM1, translated as MTVRSNSFKGTHLETIIQSNGVDKMTRKNSINLRNCEPKKLMLEMTLSFKNLIQDINISEWNETKTRAVSLPEPSILFSPRPVSELDAAAVKLQKVYKSYRTRRNLADCAVVVEELWWKALDFAALKRSSVSFFNGEKPETAVSRWARARTRAAKVGKGLSKDEKAQKLALQHWLEAIDPRHRYGHNLHFYYDVWFESESSQPFFYWLDVGDGKEINLEKCPRTNLQHQCIKYLGPKERESYEVVIQDGKLVYKQSGAFVETVEGSKWIFVLSTTRTLYVGKKKKGVFQHSSFLSGGAITAAGRLVSHGGILEAIWPYSGHYHPTEENFREFIGFLEEHNVDLTNVKRCSVDDDDLSFKANNEGSNRQPPVHHSVAKESPKRSTSAVNDQTEAKAVTTDDDREDIINNKTQSSFSFAKRLSRKWSTGNGPRIGCVRDYPTELQFRALEQVNLSPRVANGGYNIYGPIPSPRPSPKIRLSPRIAHMGLPSPRTPISAAN; from the exons ATGACAGTACGATCAAATAGTTTTAAAGGAACACATTTGGAAACAATAATCCAATCAAATGGTGTCGATAAGATGACGCGAAAGAATTCGATAAATTTAAGGAACTGTGAACCAAAGAAACTGATGCTTGAAATGACTCTATCATTCAAGAATCTGATTCAAGACATAAATATATCAGAATGGAATGAAACTAAGACAAGAGCAGTTTCATTACCCGAGCCTTCGATTCTGTTTTCTCCGCGTCCTGTTAGCGAGCTCGATGCTGCTGCTGTTAAGCTACAAAAAGTATACAAGAGTTATAGGACAAGAAGAAATCTCGCGGATTGTGCTGTTGTGGTTGAAGAACTATG GTGGAAAGCTTTGGATTTTGCTGCTCTTAAAAGGAGTTCTGTTTCTTTCTTTAACGGGGAGAAACCAGAAACTGCTGTATCGCGGTGGGCTAGAGCGCGTACAAGAGCTGCTAAAGTAGGAAAAGGATTGTCAAAAGATGAGAAAGCTCAAAAACTTGCTTTGCAGCATTGGTTAGAAGCT ATTGATCCACGGCATCGGTATGGGCACAACTTACACTTCTACTATGATGTATGGTTTGAAAGTGAAAGCTCTCAACCTTTCTTCTACTG GTTGGATGTTGGAGATGGGAAAGAAATCAATCTTGAGAAGTGTCCAAGAACCAATCTGCAGCATCAATGCATCAAATATCTCGGGCCG AAAGAGCGCGAATCGTATGAAGTAGTTATTCAAGATGGGAAACTTGTCTATAAACAAAGTGGTGCCTTTGTGGAGACAGTAGAAGGTTCAAAGTGGATTTTTGTTCTTAGCACAACAAGAACATTATAtgtaggaaaaaagaagaaaggtgtGTTTCAACATTCGAGTTTTCTATCCGGTGGTGCCATCACAGCAGCTGGAAGACTGGTTTCTCATGGTGGTATTTTGGAG GCTATTTGGCCATACAGCGGGCACTATCACCCCACGGAAGAGAACTTCAGGGAATTCATTGGCTTCCTCGAGGAGCACAACGTTGATCTTACAAATGTTAAG AGATGTtcagttgatgatgatgatcttTCGTTTAAAGCTAATAACGAAGGCTCAAATCGCCAACCACCTGTCCATCATTCTGTTGCAAAAGAATCACCGAAGAGAAGCACTTCTGCTGTAAATGATCAAACTGAGGCGAAAGCAGTCACAACAGACGATGATCGTGAAGACATCATCAATAACAAGACACAATCATCGTTTAGCTTTGCTAAACGTTTATCTCGCAAATGGTCAACAGGAAATGGACCTCGCATTGGCTGCGTTAGGGACTACCCAACAGAACTACAATTCCGAGCACTTGAACAAGTTAACTTGTCACCTCGGGTGGCTAATGGAGGTTACAACATATATGGTCCGATCCCCTCACCAAGGCCAAGCCCGAAGATTCGTCTCTCTCCTAGGATTGCACATATGGGACTACCTAGTCCAAGGACACCTATTTCAGCAGCTAACTAA